TCGAGGGACAGCCGGTCCTTAAAGGGGTCTCCCTGGACATAGGGGAGGGGGAGATTCACGCCATCTTCGGCCCCAACGGATCCGGTAAGACCACCCTTCTGGGCAGCGTAATGGGTCTTGGCAAATACGATATCACCTGTGGTTCCATCCTCTTCAAGGGACAGGATATCACAGGTTTTTCCGTGGACCAACGGGCCAGTATGGGAATTGGGATGTCTTTTCAGAGGCCTCCTACCATCCATGGCGTAAGGCTCAGGTCCCTTCTGGAGCTGTGTGAGTCCGATAAGGGGGAGATAGAGGCCCTGGCGGAGGGGCTTAACGTGTCGTCTTTCCTGGATCGAGAGGTAAATGCCGGCCTTTCCGGAGGAGAGCTAAAGAGGGTGGAGCTGCTTCAGCTACTCCTTCAGAGGCCTGAACTGGTGTTTTTGGACGAGCCAGAGTCAGGGGTAGACCTGGAGAACATGGCCTTAATCGGCCGAGCCTCCGCGTCGGTCCTGGGCAGAGAGAGGCCCATCTCCTGCGGTCCAGGTTGTGACGGATCCTCATGTCACAGGGAACTGTCCATAAAGGAGATAAAGGAAAGGCGGCACAAGGCGGGGCTTCTCATAACCCACACGGGAAACATAATGGACTACGTCAACGTCGACAGAGGCCACGTTATGATGGACGGAAAGATCGTCTGTTCCGGCAACGCCAGGGAGATTCTGTCCGAGATTCGCCAAAGCGGCTACTCCGAGTGCTTCCGCTGCATGATCAAAGAGGAGGTGACGAGATGATATCCCCCGTCGAACGGCTTTCGGACCTGTCGGAACAGGACAGAGGTACTCTTGTAAAAAGCGGCATAGATCCAGAGGCCAAGGTCTCCGGCAGCTTTATGCTGGCGGATCACTCTACGGTACACTGCAACTGTTCCGATCCAGACGTGGAGGTGCTTCCTATCTCCACCGCTCTCGAGCTTCACGACGGCCTCAGGCCATACTGGCGTCGTCTCATAGACGACCAGGAGAACGGCGATCCCGACGGAGGCTACTTCATCCGCTCCAAGGCCGGAGCCACGGTGACCTATCCCCTCCAGGCCTGTCTATACCTCGCGGAGGATAAGCTGACCCAGAACGTCCACAACATAGTGATTGCAGAGGAAGGCTCCACCTTGAACATCCTCAGCGGATGTGCCACCGC
The uncultured Dethiosulfovibrio sp. genome window above contains:
- a CDS encoding ABC transporter ATP-binding protein — encoded protein: MNGTALLEVRDLHVQVEGQPVLKGVSLDIGEGEIHAIFGPNGSGKTTLLGSVMGLGKYDITCGSILFKGQDITGFSVDQRASMGIGMSFQRPPTIHGVRLRSLLELCESDKGEIEALAEGLNVSSFLDREVNAGLSGGELKRVELLQLLLQRPELVFLDEPESGVDLENMALIGRASASVLGRERPISCGPGCDGSSCHRELSIKEIKERRHKAGLLITHTGNIMDYVNVDRGHVMMDGKIVCSGNAREILSEIRQSGYSECFRCMIKEEVTR